From Acinetobacter suaedae, one genomic window encodes:
- a CDS encoding isovaleryl-CoA dehydrogenase, translating into MNLRSLNFGLDETLVALQDSVAAFCAKEIAPIAQQVDQDNKFPAHLWKKFGDMGLLGLTVSEEYGGTNLGYLAHIIAMQEISRASAAIALSYGAHSNLCINQINRNGNEQQKQKYLPKLISGEYVGALAMSEPNAGSDVVSMKLRAEQKGDHFVLNGSKMWITNGGDADVLVVYAKTDPQAGAKGMTAFLIEKDMKGFSHGHHLDKLGMRGSNTYPLFFDNVEVPVENVLGGVGNGAKVLMSGLDYERAVLSAGPLGIMDACMDVVIPYLHQREQFGQALGEFQLMQGKLADMYSTWLACKALVYAVGTACDKADHDRSLRKDAASAILYAAEKATWMAGEAIQTLGGNGYINEFPTGRLWRDAKLYEIGAGTSEIRRMLIGRELFNETK; encoded by the coding sequence ATGAACCTACGTAGCTTGAATTTTGGTCTGGATGAAACACTCGTTGCACTTCAAGACTCAGTTGCCGCATTTTGTGCAAAGGAAATTGCACCAATTGCTCAGCAAGTTGATCAAGACAATAAATTCCCTGCTCATCTTTGGAAAAAGTTTGGCGATATGGGCTTACTAGGCTTAACAGTCTCAGAAGAATACGGTGGCACTAATCTCGGCTATCTTGCTCATATCATCGCGATGCAAGAAATTTCGCGTGCTTCAGCGGCAATCGCTCTTTCTTACGGCGCACATTCTAACTTATGTATCAACCAAATTAACCGCAACGGGAATGAGCAACAAAAGCAGAAATATCTGCCTAAATTAATTTCTGGTGAATACGTCGGTGCCCTAGCGATGTCTGAACCGAATGCGGGTTCTGATGTGGTCAGTATGAAACTGCGTGCCGAGCAAAAAGGTGATCATTTTGTTTTAAATGGTTCAAAAATGTGGATTACCAATGGCGGTGATGCGGATGTCTTAGTGGTATACGCAAAAACTGATCCACAAGCAGGTGCAAAAGGCATGACCGCTTTTTTAATTGAAAAGGACATGAAAGGTTTTAGTCATGGCCATCACTTAGACAAACTTGGTATGCGCGGCTCAAATACCTATCCATTATTTTTTGACAATGTAGAAGTACCTGTTGAAAACGTGTTGGGTGGTGTCGGTAACGGCGCTAAAGTCCTGATGAGTGGCTTGGACTATGAGCGTGCAGTTTTAAGCGCAGGTCCACTAGGCATTATGGATGCCTGCATGGATGTTGTGATTCCGTATTTACATCAACGTGAACAATTTGGACAAGCTTTAGGTGAGTTCCAATTAATGCAAGGAAAACTTGCTGATATGTATTCAACTTGGCTGGCTTGTAAAGCGCTTGTATATGCGGTTGGTACAGCGTGTGATAAAGCAGATCATGACCGTAGCTTACGTAAAGATGCAGCCAGTGCCATTTTATATGCAGCAGAAAAAGCGACATGGATGGCGGGTGAAGCGATTCAAACTTTAGGTGGTAATGGCTATATCAACGAGTTCCCTACGGGTCGTTTATGGCGCGATGCAAAACTTTATGAAATTGGTGCAGGCACATCTGAAATTCGTCGTATGTTGATCGGACGTGAATTGTTTAATGAAACCAAATAA
- a CDS encoding TetR/AcrR family transcriptional regulator, producing the protein MSYKRSSLMQERMEQNRKSILSSARKLISEGGFKDAQIQTIAEQAGVSSGLVYRYFDNKSQVLIEVLSEAINTELLVIDAITDSDLPAEHKLHKAVATFVKRALNSPQLAYSLMFEPVDSLVEHERFRVKQLIKQSVIKILADGKASGEFDLEDLNTTALCVVGAMTYVVVEPLDPAQNTKFDQQHKDYFSKQIADFCVDAVRKK; encoded by the coding sequence ATGAGCTACAAACGATCATCTTTAATGCAAGAACGGATGGAACAAAATCGTAAATCGATTTTAAGTTCTGCCAGAAAGTTAATCTCGGAAGGAGGGTTTAAAGACGCACAAATTCAAACGATTGCGGAGCAAGCAGGCGTTTCGAGTGGATTGGTTTATCGCTACTTTGACAATAAGAGTCAGGTGCTGATCGAAGTCTTATCTGAAGCAATCAATACCGAGCTTTTGGTGATTGATGCGATTACAGACAGTGATTTGCCAGCAGAACATAAGTTGCACAAAGCAGTAGCAACATTTGTAAAACGGGCGTTAAACAGTCCTCAGCTTGCATATTCACTCATGTTTGAGCCAGTTGATTCATTGGTAGAACATGAGCGTTTTCGTGTGAAGCAATTGATTAAACAGAGCGTGATTAAAATACTCGCAGATGGAAAGGCAAGTGGTGAGTTCGATCTGGAAGATCTAAATACCACAGCACTCTGTGTAGTTGGTGCAATGACTTACGTTGTAGTTGAGCCTTTAGACCCTGCTCAAAATACGAAGTTCGACCAGCAACACAAAGACTATTTTTCAAAACAGATAGCTGATTTTTGTGTGGATGCAGTACGGAAAAAATAG
- a CDS encoding AMP-binding protein, translating to MQHVRLSYASGPSSQPLIGMTIGEKFDQACQQYAEREAIVSSHQNRRLSYKELQDEVNAFACSLLQLGLKKGDRLGIWSPNCVEWTVTQFAAFKAGIILVNLNPAYKSHELEYVLNKVSCKGLIIASQFKTTDYQELLTRIAPEIDFCTNKQIHSERLPFLKFVIKIDEKQHTGIHRFSDLVVPPTQQQLDQLQLATQQLQFDETINIQFTSGTTGNPKGTMLTHHNILNNGYFVGEGIRLTPQDKVCISVPLFHCFGMVMGNLACITHGSTMVYPSAVFNPLETLKAIHNERCTAAYGVPTMFIAILEHEQFNEFDLSSLRTGIMAGSPCPREIMQRVIDRMHMSEITICYGMTETSPVSVQSSVSDTIDKRVSTVGHVHPHVEIKIVDLEGQIVPQGTLGELCVRGYSVMAGYWGEEEKTREVIDNAGWMHTGDIAEMDAEGFVKIKGRIKDVVIRGGENLFPKEIEDFLYTHPAICDVQVIGLPDTRYGEELCACIILHEHHQTNEESIRNFCKEHISHNKVPRYVKFFNEFPMTASGKAQKFKLQEIMRAELNLTGTVFD from the coding sequence ATGCAACACGTACGGTTAAGCTACGCCTCTGGACCAAGTTCGCAGCCTTTAATTGGGATGACGATTGGAGAAAAATTCGACCAAGCATGCCAGCAATACGCTGAGCGAGAAGCAATCGTAAGTTCACATCAGAATAGACGATTAAGCTACAAAGAGTTGCAAGATGAAGTAAATGCTTTTGCTTGTAGCTTGCTTCAGCTTGGTTTGAAAAAAGGCGATCGACTCGGTATTTGGTCACCGAACTGTGTCGAATGGACAGTCACTCAGTTTGCAGCATTTAAAGCAGGGATTATTTTAGTCAATCTAAATCCAGCCTATAAAAGCCATGAACTCGAATATGTGTTAAATAAAGTTTCTTGCAAAGGATTGATTATCGCATCGCAATTTAAAACCACAGATTATCAAGAGCTTCTGACACGCATAGCACCTGAAATTGATTTCTGTACCAATAAACAAATCCATTCAGAACGTCTGCCTTTCTTAAAGTTTGTGATCAAAATTGATGAAAAACAGCATACAGGTATTCATCGTTTTAGTGATCTGGTCGTCCCCCCAACACAACAACAACTCGATCAATTACAGTTAGCAACGCAACAGTTGCAGTTTGATGAAACCATTAATATCCAATTTACATCAGGTACGACCGGTAATCCGAAAGGCACGATGCTCACCCATCATAACATTTTGAATAATGGTTATTTTGTAGGAGAGGGTATTCGCTTAACGCCACAAGATAAAGTGTGCATCTCAGTACCTTTATTCCACTGTTTCGGTATGGTGATGGGCAATCTAGCCTGTATCACACATGGTTCTACCATGGTGTATCCATCAGCAGTGTTTAATCCACTTGAAACACTCAAAGCGATTCACAATGAACGTTGTACAGCAGCATACGGCGTACCAACCATGTTCATCGCCATCTTAGAGCATGAACAGTTTAACGAGTTTGATCTCTCCAGTTTACGCACAGGGATCATGGCGGGAAGCCCATGCCCACGTGAAATTATGCAGCGTGTGATTGATCGCATGCATATGTCAGAAATTACGATTTGTTATGGCATGACTGAGACTTCACCTGTAAGTGTACAAAGCTCAGTGAGTGACACCATTGATAAACGCGTCAGTACGGTTGGACATGTTCATCCTCATGTAGAAATTAAAATTGTTGATCTCGAAGGGCAAATTGTTCCTCAAGGCACATTAGGTGAACTATGTGTTCGAGGTTACTCTGTGATGGCTGGATATTGGGGCGAAGAAGAAAAAACTCGTGAAGTGATTGATAACGCTGGCTGGATGCATACTGGTGATATTGCGGAGATGGATGCAGAGGGCTTCGTCAAAATCAAAGGTCGTATCAAAGATGTGGTGATTCGCGGTGGTGAAAATCTATTTCCAAAAGAAATAGAAGACTTCTTGTACACCCATCCTGCTATCTGTGATGTACAAGTGATTGGTCTACCTGATACACGTTATGGTGAGGAGCTATGCGCCTGCATTATTTTGCATGAACACCACCAGACCAATGAAGAAAGTATCCGTAATTTCTGTAAAGAGCATATCTCACATAATAAAGTGCCTCGTTATGTCAAATTCTTTAATGAATTTCCTATGACCGCATCAGGTAAGGCCCAGAAGTTTAAGTTACAGGAAATTATGCGCGCTGAACTGAATCTAACAGGGACTGTATTCGACTAA
- a CDS encoding class I SAM-dependent methyltransferase has protein sequence MAKDFSSPKVVEEYDQHIRKLIPGYEIIHQQVDAILQSTLKPDAHILIVGCGTGYELEYLLNRHPGWKFTALDPSLAMLEKAQARVNQLNKCAQVEFVHGDTSHLPDQICFDAALTILVAHFIADENKPVFFTEIHDQLKENGILLTYDLMTCADLQQLQALRHICLAQGLTEVQCQKMLKRMESDFFTVSFDDYRQLLHRTGFMNVSSYSQILMYQGLIAQKKKRHAFSAQAS, from the coding sequence ATGGCAAAAGATTTCAGCAGTCCAAAAGTGGTTGAAGAATACGATCAGCATATCCGTAAATTAATACCAGGATATGAAATCATTCATCAACAAGTAGATGCGATTTTACAGTCTACCTTAAAACCAGATGCTCATATCCTGATTGTGGGATGTGGGACGGGCTATGAGCTGGAATATCTACTAAACAGACATCCAGGCTGGAAATTTACAGCGCTTGATCCTTCCTTAGCCATGCTTGAGAAAGCACAGGCGAGAGTCAATCAATTGAATAAGTGCGCACAAGTTGAATTTGTGCATGGTGACACTTCACATTTACCTGATCAAATTTGTTTTGATGCAGCACTGACAATTTTAGTGGCGCATTTTATTGCTGATGAAAATAAGCCTGTTTTTTTTACAGAGATCCATGATCAATTAAAAGAAAACGGCATATTACTGACCTACGATTTGATGACCTGTGCAGACCTTCAGCAACTTCAAGCACTACGACATATATGTTTGGCACAAGGGTTGACTGAAGTGCAATGTCAGAAAATGTTAAAACGAATGGAAAGCGATTTTTTCACTGTTTCATTTGATGATTATCGGCAATTACTTCACCGCACAGGTTTTATGAATGTGTCTTCATATAGCCAAATTTTAATGTATCAAGGATTGATCGCGCAGAAAAAGAAACGTCATGCGTTTTCTGCACAAGCATCCTAA
- a CDS encoding DcaP family trimeric outer membrane transporter, translating to MKKLKLTVHKSILALSIIAAMPTVYAASERDEVAQLRQEVQELRAMLQHYVQQPASTQSTTQAKATVPSSPQASQLKLKSGAEVNLYGYIRADASYQAQGASTMYNNISGVPLKGTVEEAQQKDRLHTTVNVTRLGLNFTSPTAVGDVGGKLEMDFFGGASRDQFRIRHAYLTFDKWLLGQTWSTFIAPEYYPETIDAATYVGGALQRSPLVRYSDNITANTSFALSVEDPKYTAHSDPDNKMRLPAFVGRVNHKFDNGSMLSGRSFVAEKKTSNDDEWAWGIGIGGKYQLSPKTFLKADYNHIKGDGRFLMWTNSSYAIDEQNNIHSNEFDSISTGITHQFSSQFRSTLGYGYMKAKSDNSFARLNKDSSNQNKELWQGWINGMYNPYKPITLGMEYVYGERETFDGRTGTDSRINMMASYDF from the coding sequence ATGAAAAAGTTAAAATTGACGGTACATAAAAGTATATTGGCGCTGTCTATTATAGCCGCCATGCCTACTGTATATGCGGCTTCCGAACGTGATGAAGTTGCACAATTACGGCAAGAAGTACAAGAATTAAGAGCCATGCTACAACATTATGTTCAGCAGCCTGCATCAACCCAATCCACAACACAAGCCAAGGCAACAGTTCCATCAAGCCCACAAGCATCACAGTTGAAACTAAAATCTGGTGCAGAGGTGAATTTATACGGCTATATCCGTGCAGATGCATCTTATCAAGCGCAAGGTGCCTCTACGATGTATAACAATATCAGTGGGGTCCCATTAAAAGGAACCGTAGAAGAAGCCCAACAAAAAGATCGTTTACACACAACGGTAAATGTCACCCGTTTAGGCTTAAATTTTACTAGCCCGACTGCAGTAGGCGATGTAGGTGGAAAATTAGAAATGGATTTCTTCGGGGGAGCCTCACGTGATCAATTTCGTATTCGTCACGCCTATTTAACCTTTGATAAATGGCTACTGGGTCAAACATGGTCTACTTTCATTGCACCTGAATACTATCCTGAAACAATTGATGCAGCGACCTATGTGGGAGGGGCATTACAACGCTCACCATTGGTTCGTTATAGTGACAATATTACAGCGAATACCAGCTTTGCATTATCAGTTGAAGATCCTAAATATACAGCACATTCTGATCCTGATAATAAAATGCGTTTACCCGCCTTTGTTGGACGCGTGAATCATAAATTCGACAATGGTTCGATGCTTTCTGGACGTAGTTTTGTTGCAGAGAAAAAAACCAGCAATGATGATGAATGGGCGTGGGGCATTGGCATCGGGGGCAAATATCAGCTCAGTCCAAAAACCTTTTTAAAGGCGGATTATAACCACATCAAAGGAGATGGACGTTTCTTGATGTGGACGAATAGTAGTTATGCCATTGATGAACAAAATAATATACATAGCAATGAATTTGACTCCATTTCTACGGGAATCACACATCAATTTAGCTCACAGTTCCGCTCAACTTTAGGCTATGGCTATATGAAAGCCAAAAGTGACAATAGCTTCGCTCGTCTAAATAAAGACAGTTCAAATCAAAATAAAGAATTATGGCAAGGCTGGATTAACGGTATGTACAACCCATACAAACCGATCACGCTAGGTATGGAATATGTCTATGGTGAGCGCGAAACCTTTGATGGTCGTACAGGGACAGATAGCCGTATCAACATGATGGCGAGTTATGATTTTTAA
- a CDS encoding MFS transporter, translating into MTTSTVNVNAVIDEAKFTPFHWSILLWCLVIIIFDGYDLVIYGVVLPLLMQEWSLTSVQAGMLASTALCGMMFGAMLFGALADKIGRKNVILICVTFFSGFTFLGAFASNPFEFGILRFLAGLGIGGVMPNLVALTSEYAPKRIRSTLVGTMFSGYAIGGILSALIGSYLVESQGWQIMFLIAGIPLILLPVMWKFLPESLTFLVKTGKTEQANSIVQKISPEQAISSNTRLTLNEENIPTGSSVKGLFQQGRAFNTLMFWVLFFMCLLMVYALSSWLPKLMLAAGYSLGKSILFLFALNVGAMIGSIGGGILSDKFHLKPVIMGMLMAGVVALIGLGFNSPAYVLYGLVTVAGAATIGTSILLYSYVAQYYPLSVRSTGIGCASGVGRIGAIVGPILTGMLLTLNLPHTMNFVMISIPAIVAICAILSLKRHKFDEEQQLEEVKTNLTESGNA; encoded by the coding sequence ATGACAACATCTACAGTTAATGTAAATGCAGTAATAGATGAAGCAAAGTTTACGCCTTTTCACTGGAGTATTTTACTTTGGTGCTTAGTAATTATTATTTTTGATGGTTACGATCTCGTCATTTACGGTGTGGTTTTACCCTTATTGATGCAGGAATGGTCTCTTACTTCTGTTCAAGCGGGTATGCTCGCCAGTACCGCATTATGTGGCATGATGTTCGGTGCTATGCTATTTGGTGCATTGGCAGATAAAATCGGACGCAAAAATGTCATTTTAATTTGTGTGACTTTTTTTAGTGGGTTTACTTTTTTAGGTGCGTTTGCATCTAATCCATTCGAGTTTGGTATTTTACGATTTTTAGCTGGCTTAGGCATTGGTGGGGTAATGCCGAATCTCGTGGCGCTGACCTCTGAATACGCCCCTAAACGTATCCGCAGTACCCTAGTCGGCACGATGTTTAGTGGTTATGCGATCGGGGGAATACTTTCGGCATTGATTGGAAGTTATTTGGTTGAAAGTCAGGGATGGCAAATCATGTTCTTGATTGCGGGGATTCCATTAATTTTATTACCAGTTATGTGGAAATTCTTACCTGAGTCTTTAACTTTTTTGGTTAAAACAGGAAAAACTGAGCAAGCAAATAGCATTGTACAAAAAATCTCACCTGAACAAGCCATCAGCAGCAATACTCGTTTAACGCTAAATGAGGAAAATATTCCAACTGGAAGCTCAGTGAAAGGATTATTCCAACAAGGACGTGCATTCAACACACTGATGTTTTGGGTATTGTTCTTTATGTGTTTATTAATGGTCTACGCGTTAAGTAGCTGGTTACCAAAACTCATGCTTGCAGCAGGGTATTCACTTGGTAAGAGTATCTTATTCTTATTTGCTTTGAATGTTGGCGCAATGATTGGTTCAATTGGTGGCGGTATTCTTTCAGATAAATTCCATTTGAAACCTGTGATCATGGGTATGCTCATGGCAGGTGTTGTGGCACTGATCGGCTTAGGATTTAACTCTCCAGCTTATGTGTTATATGGTTTAGTGACTGTTGCTGGTGCGGCGACGATTGGTACTTCAATTCTTCTTTATAGCTATGTTGCGCAATATTATCCATTAAGCGTGCGCTCTACAGGGATCGGCTGTGCTTCTGGTGTTGGACGAATTGGTGCCATTGTGGGACCGATTTTGACAGGTATGTTATTGACCTTAAACTTACCGCATACCATGAATTTTGTGATGATTTCTATTCCAGCTATCGTTGCAATCTGCGCGATTTTAAGTTTGAAACGACATAAATTTGATGAAGAACAGCAATTGGAAGAGGTTAAAACCAATTTAACTGAATCTGGTAATGCTTAG
- a CDS encoding SDR family oxidoreductase, translated as MATNLFDLTGKIALVTGASRGIGEEIAKLLAEQGAHVIVSSRKIEDCQRVADEIIAANGKAEAAACHVGKLEDIAEIFEHIRKQHGRLDILVNNAAANPYFGHILDTDIGAYNKTVEVNIRGYFFMSVEAGKLMKEHGGGAIVNTASVNALQPGDQQGIYSITKAAVVNMTKAFAKECGPFGIRVNALLPGLTKTKFASALFANEEIYQQWMSSIPLRRHAEPREMAGTVLYLVSDAASYTNGECIVVDGGLTI; from the coding sequence ATGGCAACAAACTTATTTGATTTAACAGGAAAAATAGCATTAGTTACAGGTGCAAGTCGTGGTATTGGCGAGGAGATCGCTAAACTTTTGGCTGAACAAGGTGCACATGTGATTGTATCTAGTCGTAAAATTGAAGATTGTCAAAGAGTTGCTGATGAAATTATAGCAGCCAATGGAAAAGCGGAAGCTGCTGCGTGTCATGTGGGGAAATTAGAAGATATTGCAGAAATTTTTGAACATATCCGTAAGCAACATGGTCGCTTAGATATTTTAGTCAACAATGCAGCGGCCAATCCTTATTTTGGACACATCCTGGATACTGATATTGGCGCTTATAACAAAACGGTTGAAGTCAACATTCGTGGATATTTCTTTATGTCCGTTGAAGCTGGCAAACTAATGAAAGAACATGGTGGTGGTGCCATTGTAAATACAGCATCCGTAAATGCGCTACAACCCGGAGACCAGCAAGGAATTTATTCCATTACCAAAGCCGCAGTTGTGAATATGACCAAAGCATTTGCCAAAGAATGCGGTCCATTTGGTATCCGGGTAAATGCTTTATTGCCAGGCCTGACTAAGACCAAATTTGCATCGGCACTATTTGCAAATGAAGAGATTTATCAGCAATGGATGAGTTCAATTCCTTTACGTCGTCATGCTGAACCACGCGAAATGGCAGGAACAGTACTTTATCTCGTATCTGATGCTGCGAGTTATACCAATGGTGAATGTATTGTGGTTGATGGTGGTTTAACCATTTAA
- a CDS encoding SDR family NAD(P)-dependent oxidoreductase, producing MTVNLNNRVAIVTGAGAGLGREHALLLARLGAKVIVNDLGSDVNGQGGSTMAAQKVVDEIIAAGGEAIANSASVTNIEQVQQMVDETIARWGRVDILVNNAGILRDKTFSKMSLEDFRTVIDVHLMGAVNCTKAVWEIMREQKYGRIVMTTSSSGLYGNFGQSNYSAAKMALVGLMQTLALEGEKYNVRVNCLAPTAATRMLEGLLPEEALKALAPSAVSPAIAALVSEDAPTRMILCAGAGSFEAAHITLTQGIHLGTDEQVPHVLAQRLADVADRTDEFVPVRGAAQGDLELKKASLTTGE from the coding sequence ATGACAGTTAATTTAAACAATCGAGTGGCGATCGTTACTGGAGCAGGTGCAGGTTTAGGACGAGAACATGCATTGTTATTGGCCCGTTTGGGTGCAAAAGTTATTGTGAATGATCTTGGCAGTGACGTAAACGGACAGGGCGGATCAACTATGGCTGCTCAAAAAGTCGTAGATGAAATTATTGCTGCAGGCGGTGAAGCAATCGCAAATAGTGCCTCAGTCACGAATATTGAACAAGTCCAACAGATGGTTGATGAAACAATTGCTCGCTGGGGCCGTGTCGATATTTTGGTGAATAATGCTGGAATTCTTCGGGATAAAACGTTTAGCAAAATGTCATTAGAAGATTTTCGTACTGTGATTGATGTACATCTTATGGGCGCCGTAAATTGCACTAAAGCTGTATGGGAGATCATGCGTGAGCAGAAATATGGTCGTATTGTTATGACAACCTCATCTTCTGGTTTATATGGCAATTTTGGACAATCAAACTATAGTGCTGCCAAAATGGCATTGGTGGGCTTGATGCAGACCCTTGCGTTGGAAGGCGAGAAATATAATGTTCGAGTGAACTGCCTAGCACCAACAGCCGCAACACGAATGCTTGAAGGCTTATTACCCGAAGAAGCACTTAAAGCACTGGCACCAAGTGCAGTCAGTCCTGCAATTGCCGCTTTGGTGAGCGAAGATGCACCGACTCGGATGATACTTTGTGCAGGTGCTGGAAGCTTTGAGGCAGCACATATTACGCTTACACAAGGCATTCACTTAGGTACAGATGAGCAGGTTCCTCATGTATTAGCACAACGTTTAGCGGATGTTGCAGACCGTACAGATGAATTTGTTCCTGTGAGAGGCGCTGCTCAAGGTGATCTTGAGTTGAAAAAGGCTTCATTAACAACAGGAGAATAA
- a CDS encoding MaoC family dehydratase: protein MTSSAQNILSIEQLLELQGQALGNSDWIAIEQPMINTFADVTLDRQFIHVDEEAARQTPFGGTIAHGFLTLSLLSVMAAQVLPTIKGQQSAVNYGLNSVRFISPVHSGKRVRGHFHLKKVSEKNQRSYQLTMEVSVEIENEAKPALVAEWLTLVNI, encoded by the coding sequence TTGACATCATCTGCACAAAATATACTGAGTATTGAACAGCTTTTGGAATTGCAAGGTCAAGCTTTAGGTAACTCGGACTGGATTGCAATAGAGCAACCTATGATCAATACGTTCGCTGATGTAACTCTAGACCGTCAATTTATACATGTTGATGAAGAAGCTGCTCGCCAAACACCGTTTGGTGGCACAATTGCACATGGTTTTTTGACACTATCTTTACTCTCTGTCATGGCAGCTCAGGTACTACCTACTATCAAAGGGCAGCAGTCTGCCGTGAATTATGGTCTCAATAGTGTTCGATTTATCAGTCCTGTTCATAGTGGTAAACGTGTGCGTGGACATTTCCACTTAAAAAAAGTTTCTGAAAAGAATCAGAGAAGTTACCAATTAACGATGGAAGTTAGTGTTGAAATTGAAAATGAAGCCAAGCCAGCACTTGTTGCCGAATGGCTTACGCTTGTGAACATATAG
- a CDS encoding acyl-CoA dehydrogenase, producing MSNEFVLSRKDIDFLLFDWLKIEELSQRKPFNGQDRFEYTSVLNVYEALATDLFAPHNKKNDSHEPVFDGERVTVNPEVGIALKAFAEAGLMSAAFPSEWNGMNLPNTVERAGMAYLLGANSGTAGYAFLTIGNANLLMAHGDPEKVKPYVSAMIEGKCFGTMCLSEPQAGSSLADIRTRAIKTNDGRYRLFGNKMWISGGEHDISDNIVHLVLAKIPDENSQLPRGVQGISLFTVPRKLLDEQGQPNERNDIALAGINHKMGYRGTVNCVLNFGEGRFTPEGEAGAIGELVGEAGKGLAYMFHMMNEARISVGLGAAALGYTGYLHALDYAKTRLQGRSRGERNPSSPQIPIIQHADVRRMLLAQKSYVSGALALCLYAARLTDDIHSLEDQEQRDQANQLLDLLTPVVKSWSSEWGLVANDLAIQVHGGYGYTREYNVEQFYRDNRLNPIHEGTFGIQALDLLGRKTRLNHGKAMKLLDEKILETIAQAKAEPTLRNHADHLTEKWQLIQNVTEKLHALTDVELQLANAAHYLEAFGHLIVGWLWLDQAVVIHKRLPDATDPDFLHGKLAACDYFFGWEMPKIISWLSVLDPVETTAFKMPIEWF from the coding sequence ATGAGTAATGAATTTGTTCTCTCTCGTAAAGATATAGATTTCTTACTGTTCGACTGGCTAAAAATCGAGGAACTGAGTCAACGCAAACCTTTTAACGGACAAGATCGTTTTGAATATACCTCTGTTTTAAACGTTTACGAGGCCTTGGCAACAGATCTATTTGCTCCTCATAATAAAAAAAATGACAGTCATGAACCTGTGTTTGATGGTGAACGTGTAACAGTTAATCCCGAGGTTGGAATTGCACTCAAAGCCTTTGCAGAAGCAGGTTTGATGAGCGCAGCTTTCCCATCTGAATGGAATGGTATGAATTTACCGAATACTGTTGAGCGCGCAGGAATGGCCTATTTGCTTGGAGCCAACTCAGGTACAGCAGGTTACGCATTTTTGACTATTGGGAATGCCAATTTATTAATGGCACATGGAGATCCAGAAAAAGTTAAACCCTATGTCAGTGCGATGATAGAAGGAAAATGTTTCGGAACCATGTGTCTATCCGAACCACAAGCGGGGTCGAGTCTTGCGGATATTCGTACACGGGCGATCAAAACAAATGATGGGCGCTATCGCTTGTTCGGAAACAAAATGTGGATTTCAGGCGGTGAGCATGATATCTCGGACAACATTGTTCATTTAGTTTTAGCCAAAATCCCTGATGAAAATAGTCAATTGCCTCGAGGCGTTCAAGGTATTTCACTGTTTACCGTACCTCGTAAGTTACTCGATGAACAGGGACAACCAAATGAACGCAATGATATTGCCTTAGCTGGGATTAACCACAAAATGGGCTATCGAGGCACCGTCAACTGTGTGTTAAATTTTGGAGAGGGGCGCTTTACTCCAGAAGGAGAAGCGGGGGCCATTGGTGAGTTGGTGGGCGAAGCTGGTAAAGGACTGGCTTATATGTTCCATATGATGAACGAAGCGCGTATCTCTGTTGGACTTGGTGCAGCAGCATTGGGATATACCGGATATTTGCATGCTTTAGATTATGCAAAGACCCGATTGCAAGGTCGTTCTCGCGGCGAACGTAATCCAAGTTCACCACAAATCCCGATTATTCAACATGCTGATGTTCGCCGTATGTTGTTGGCGCAAAAATCGTATGTCTCAGGTGCATTAGCACTCTGCTTATATGCCGCCAGACTAACAGATGACATCCATTCACTTGAAGATCAAGAACAGCGTGACCAAGCCAATCAACTTCTCGACCTATTAACTCCAGTAGTGAAAAGTTGGTCTTCGGAGTGGGGGCTTGTAGCAAATGATTTAGCCATACAAGTTCATGGCGGTTATGGTTATACCCGTGAATACAATGTTGAACAATTTTATCGTGATAATCGTCTCAACCCGATTCATGAGGGAACATTTGGTATTCAGGCACTAGACTTATTAGGGCGTAAAACACGCCTTAATCACGGTAAAGCGATGAAACTGTTAGATGAAAAAATCTTGGAGACAATCGCTCAGGCCAAAGCGGAACCTACTTTAAGAAATCATGCCGATCATTTAACTGAAAAGTGGCAACTCATCCAGAACGTCACAGAAAAGCTACATGCCTTAACTGATGTAGAGCTCCAACTGGCAAATGCAGCGCATTATCTAGAAGCCTTTGGACATCTGATCGTGGGATGGTTGTGGCTTGATCAGGCAGTCGTTATTCATAAGCGCTTACCAGATGCAACAGATCCAGATTTTCTACACGGAAAACTTGCAGCTTGCGACTATTTCTTTGGTTGGGAAATGCCAAAAATTATCAGTTGGTTATCCGTACTTGATCCTGTCGAGACGACGGCATTTAAAATGCCAATAGAATGGTTCTAG